From the genome of Zalophus californianus isolate mZalCal1 chromosome 6, mZalCal1.pri.v2, whole genome shotgun sequence, one region includes:
- the C6H15orf48 gene encoding normal mucosa of esophagus-specific gene 1 protein produces MNIFQLLRKKKELIPLVLIMTAAAGGASSFAVYSLQKSDVIIDRKRNPEPWETVDPNVPRKLLTINQQWKPIEELQKVQRATK; encoded by the exons ATGAACATTTTCCAACTcctgaggaaaaagaaggaa CTTATTCCTTTGGTGCTGATCATGACCGCAGCAGCGGGTGGAGCTTCGTCCTTTGCTGTATACTCCCTTCAAAAAAGTGATGTGAT cattGATCGGAAAAGAAATCCAGAACCTTGGGAAACTGTGGATCCTAATGTACCTAGAAAG cttcTAACAATCAACCAACAGTGGAAGCCCATTGAAGAGTTGCAGAAAGTCCAAAGGGCCACCAAATGA